A window of Gasterosteus aculeatus chromosome 9, fGasAcu3.hap1.1, whole genome shotgun sequence contains these coding sequences:
- the ccr7 gene encoding C-C chemokine receptor type 7: MTCVSDLPHLLPAVLIWFITFKCSMCYPEFNTTDYNYSALYDLDSNSSLDYSDFPELCVTTSNGQFRSCFMLPFYIIICLLGLGGNLLVILTFFYFKRLKTMTDVYLLNLSFADLLFALSLPFWAYNSTTKWRLGLTMCKAMYTIYKVSLYGSMFVLAFISVERYFVIAKAISAHRYRSRALFLSKVSSVGIWLMALIFSIPEMTYTAIINNTCTPYSSYSDMLHVKIEASQIALAFALPLLVMSICYSRIVQTLFQARGFERNKAIKVILAVAAVFLVCQMPYNLLLLLNTVVIAQGRSEDCNYQNTFLYVSDVAQCVAFLRCCLNPFVYAFIGVKFRHDLLKLMKDLGCMNHDCFIKFSGGRRRSSGATDTDTTTTFSP, translated from the exons atctcCCACACCTTCTGCCAGCTGTGCTGATATGGTTTATCACTTTCAAG TGTTCCATGTGTTACCCTGAATTCAATACAACCGACTACAATTACTCCGCCTTGTATGACCTGGACTCTAACTCCAGTCTGGACTACAGTGACTTTCCTGAGCTCTGTGTTACAACATCCAACGGCCAGTTCCGCAGCTGCTTCATGCTGCCCTTCTACATCATCATCTGCCTTCTCGGGCTGGGGGGGAACCTGCTCGTCATCCTCACCTTCTTCTACTTCAAGCGCCTGAAGACCATGACGGACGTGTACCTGCTCAACTTGTCCTTTGCGGACCTGCTCTTCGCTCTGTCGCTGCCCTTTTGGGCATACAACTCCACCACAAAATGGAGGCTGGGTCTGACCATGTGCAAAGCAATGTACACAATTTACAAGGTCAGCTTATACGGCAGCATGTTTGTTCTCGCTTTCATCAGCGTGGAACGCTACTTTGTCATCGCCAAGGCCATCTCCGCTCACCGCTACCGCTCCCGAGCACTGTTTCTCAGCAAGGTGTCATCAGTCGGCATCTGGTTGATGGCACTGATCTTCTCCATACCAGAAATGACCTACACCGCAATCATTAACAACACCTGCACGCCTTACAGCAGCTACTCTGACATGCTCCACGTCAAAATAGAGGCCAGCCAGATCGCTTTGGCTTTTGCTCTCCCGCTCCTGGTCATGAGCATCTGTTACAGCAGGATTGTCCAAACCCTGTTCCAGGCTCGCGGCTTCGAACGCAACAAGGCCATCAAGGTGATCCTCGCCGTGGCGGCAGTCTTCCTGGTCTGCCAGATGCCCTACaacctgctcctgctcctgaaCACGGTCGTCATAGCACAAGGAAGAAGCGAAGACTGCAACTACCAGAACACTTTCCTCTACGTCAGCGATGTCGCCCAGTGCGtggctttcctgaggtgctgccTGAACCCCTTCGTCTACGCCTTCATTGGTGTCAAGTTCCGCCATGACCTCCTCAAGCTCATGAAGGACTTGGGCTGCATGAACCACGACTGTTTCATCAAGTTCAgcgggggcaggaggaggagctcagggGCCACCGACACGGACACCACCACCACATTCTCTCCTTAA